From Pseudomonas asiatica, the proteins below share one genomic window:
- the choW gene encoding choline ABC transporter permease subunit has protein sequence MMLIDQKIPLGQYIASFVEWLTQNGANYFDAIAQGLEFMIHGVTSALTFFNPFVLIALFAALAHFIQRKWALTAFVALSFLLILNLGYWQETMETLAQVTFATVVCVAIGVPLGIVAAHKPMFYTAMRPVLDLMQTVPTFVYLIPTLTLFGLGVVPGLISTVVFAIAAPIRLTYLGICDVPQELMDAGKAFGCSRRQLLTRIELPHAMPSIAAGVTQCIMLSLSMVVIAALVGADGLGKPVVNALNTADISLGFEAGLAIVLLAIMLDRICKQPDLPVRGEA, from the coding sequence ATCATGCTTATCGATCAGAAAATACCCCTGGGCCAGTACATCGCGTCGTTCGTCGAGTGGCTGACCCAGAACGGCGCGAATTACTTCGACGCCATCGCGCAAGGCCTGGAGTTCATGATCCATGGCGTAACCAGTGCCCTGACTTTCTTCAATCCGTTCGTGCTCATCGCTCTGTTCGCCGCCCTGGCGCATTTCATCCAGCGCAAGTGGGCGCTGACCGCATTCGTCGCCCTGTCGTTCCTGCTGATCCTCAACCTGGGTTACTGGCAGGAAACCATGGAAACCCTGGCGCAGGTCACCTTCGCCACGGTGGTTTGCGTGGCCATCGGCGTGCCACTGGGCATCGTCGCCGCGCACAAACCGATGTTCTATACCGCCATGCGCCCGGTACTCGACCTGATGCAGACGGTACCTACCTTCGTCTACCTGATCCCCACCCTGACCCTGTTCGGCCTGGGTGTGGTGCCGGGGCTGATCTCGACAGTGGTGTTTGCCATCGCCGCCCCGATCCGTCTCACCTATCTGGGCATCTGCGACGTCCCGCAGGAGCTGATGGATGCCGGCAAGGCCTTTGGCTGCTCACGGCGCCAGCTGCTCACCCGTATCGAACTGCCGCACGCGATGCCAAGCATCGCCGCCGGCGTTACCCAGTGCATCATGCTGTCGCTATCGATGGTGGTGATCGCCGCCCTGGTCGGCGCTGACGGCCTGGGCAAACCTGTGGTCAACGCACTGAACACCGCCGATATTTCCCTGGGCTTCGAAGCGGGCCTGGCAATCGTGCTGCTGGCGATCATGCTCGACCGTATCTGCAAGCAACCGGACCTGCCGGTAAGGGGTGAAGCATGA
- the hisA gene encoding 1-(5-phosphoribosyl)-5-[(5-phosphoribosylamino)methylideneamino]imidazole-4-carboxamide isomerase has translation MLIIPAIDLKDGACVRLRQGRMEDSTVFSDDPVSMAAKWVEGGCRRLHLVDLNGAFEGQPVNGEVVTAIAKRYPTLPIQIGGGIRSLETIEHYVKAGVSYVIIGTKAVKQPEFVAEACKAFPGKVIVGLDAKDGFVATDGWAEVSSVQVIDLAKRFEADGVSAIVYTDIAKDGMMQGCNVPFTKALAEATSIPVIASGGIHNLGDIKALLDAKAPGIIGAITGRAIYEGTLDVAEAQTFCDNYQG, from the coding sequence ATGCTGATTATCCCCGCTATCGATCTGAAGGACGGTGCCTGCGTGCGCCTGCGCCAGGGCCGCATGGAAGACTCCACGGTATTTTCCGACGACCCGGTGAGCATGGCCGCCAAGTGGGTCGAGGGTGGCTGCCGCCGCCTGCACCTGGTCGACCTCAACGGCGCCTTCGAAGGCCAGCCGGTCAACGGTGAAGTGGTCACCGCCATTGCCAAGCGCTACCCGACCCTGCCGATCCAGATCGGCGGTGGCATCCGCTCGCTGGAAACCATCGAGCACTACGTCAAGGCTGGCGTCAGCTACGTGATCATCGGCACCAAGGCGGTCAAGCAGCCAGAGTTCGTTGCCGAAGCGTGCAAGGCCTTCCCGGGCAAGGTCATCGTTGGCCTGGACGCCAAGGACGGCTTTGTCGCCACCGACGGCTGGGCTGAAGTGAGCTCGGTTCAGGTCATCGACCTGGCCAAGCGTTTCGAGGCCGATGGCGTCTCGGCGATCGTCTACACCGACATCGCCAAGGACGGCATGATGCAAGGCTGCAACGTGCCGTTCACCAAGGCGCTGGCAGAAGCCACTTCGATCCCGGTGATCGCCTCGGGCGGCATCCACAATCTGGGCGACATCAAGGCCCTGCTGGACGCCAAGGCCCCGGGCATCATCGGCGCCATCACCGGCCGTGCCATCTACGAAGGCACCCTCGATGTCGCCGAGGCCCAGACCTTCTGCGACAACTACCAAGGCTGA
- the gbdR gene encoding choline metabolism transcriptional regulator GbdR, protein MTSYTSGNPTQNRTAPQSIGFLLLDNFTLISLASAVEPLRMANQLSGRELYRWHTLTADGGQVWASDGLQITPDAAMHSAPPIDTVIVCGGVGIQRSVTREHVTWLQTQARQSRRLGAVCTGSWALACAGLLDGFDCSVHWECLAAMQEAFPRVNMSTRLFTLDRNRFTSSGGTAPLDMMLHLISRDHGRELSAAISEMFVYERIRNEQDHQRVPLKHMLGTNQPKLQEIVALMEANLEEPIDLDELAVYVSVSRRQLERLFQKYLHCSPSRYYLKLRLIRARQLLKQTPMSIIEVASVCGFVSTPHFSKCYREYFGIPPRDERVGSNTAQQVAMMPIPQAMTLSPHSGPMAALSQARNESTFASVRL, encoded by the coding sequence ATGACGTCGTACACCTCCGGGAACCCAACCCAGAACCGCACAGCCCCCCAGTCCATCGGGTTTCTCCTATTGGACAATTTCACCCTGATTTCCCTGGCGTCGGCCGTCGAGCCGCTGCGCATGGCCAACCAGCTGTCCGGCCGCGAGCTGTACCGCTGGCACACCCTAACCGCCGATGGTGGACAGGTGTGGGCCAGCGATGGCTTGCAGATAACCCCTGACGCCGCGATGCACAGTGCGCCTCCCATCGATACCGTGATTGTTTGCGGCGGCGTGGGCATCCAGCGCAGTGTCACCCGCGAGCATGTCACCTGGTTGCAAACCCAGGCCCGCCAGTCGCGCCGCCTGGGCGCGGTATGCACCGGCAGCTGGGCCTTGGCCTGTGCCGGGCTGCTGGATGGTTTCGATTGCAGTGTGCACTGGGAGTGCCTGGCCGCGATGCAAGAGGCTTTCCCGCGCGTCAACATGAGCACCCGCCTGTTCACCCTCGACCGTAACCGCTTCACCAGCTCCGGCGGTACTGCGCCGCTGGACATGATGCTGCACCTGATCAGCCGCGACCACGGCCGTGAACTGTCGGCGGCGATCTCCGAAATGTTCGTCTACGAGCGCATCCGCAACGAGCAGGATCACCAGCGCGTGCCGCTCAAGCACATGCTTGGCACCAACCAGCCAAAGCTGCAGGAAATCGTTGCGCTGATGGAGGCCAACCTCGAAGAGCCGATCGACCTGGACGAACTGGCGGTATACGTGTCGGTATCGCGCCGGCAGCTCGAGCGCCTGTTCCAGAAGTACCTGCACTGTTCGCCGTCGCGTTACTACCTGAAGCTGCGCCTGATCCGCGCCCGGCAGCTGCTGAAGCAGACGCCGATGTCGATCATCGAAGTGGCGTCGGTGTGCGGCTTCGTGTCTACCCCGCACTTCTCCAAATGCTACCGCGAGTATTTCGGCATTCCGCCGCGTGACGAGCGCGTGGGCTCCAACACCGCGCAGCAGGTGGCGATGATGCCGATCCCGCAGGCCATGACCCTGTCGCCGCACAGCGGGCCGATGGCGGCCCTGAGCCAGGCGCGCAATGAGTCGACCTTTGCCAGTGTAAGGCTCTGA
- a CDS encoding DUF2164 domain-containing protein, whose amino-acid sequence MSRSKTKAPVITLAPEQEREALHTLKRFLEDRFELELGSFEVAEVLELFSKEIAPLYYNRAIADVQLHLKERFESIESDLWALEKP is encoded by the coding sequence ATGAGCAGGTCGAAGACCAAGGCCCCGGTCATCACCCTGGCCCCCGAGCAGGAGCGCGAAGCGCTGCACACGCTCAAGCGCTTCCTCGAAGATCGTTTCGAGCTGGAGCTGGGGTCGTTCGAAGTGGCCGAAGTCCTCGAACTGTTCAGCAAAGAAATTGCACCCCTTTACTACAACAGGGCGATTGCCGATGTTCAGCTGCACCTCAAGGAGCGGTTCGAGAGCATCGAAAGCGATCTGTGGGCGCTCGAGAAGCCCTGA
- the hisF gene encoding imidazole glycerol phosphate synthase subunit HisF → MALAKRIIPCLDVDNGRVVKGVKFENIRDAGDPVEIARRYDEQGADEITFLDITASVDGRDTTLHTVERMASQVFIPLTVGGGVRTVQDIRNLLNAGADKVSINTAAVFNPEFVGEAADRFGSQCIVVAIDAKKVSGPGEEPRWEIFTHGGRKPTGLDAVEWAKKMEGLGAGEILLTSMDQDGMKNGFDLGVTRAISDALGIPVIASGGVGNLQHLADGILEGHASAVLAASIFHFGEYTVPEAKAYMASRGIVVR, encoded by the coding sequence ATGGCACTGGCCAAGCGCATCATCCCTTGCCTGGACGTGGACAACGGCCGGGTGGTCAAGGGCGTCAAGTTCGAGAACATCCGTGATGCTGGCGACCCGGTGGAAATCGCCCGTCGCTACGACGAGCAAGGTGCCGACGAAATCACCTTCCTCGACATCACTGCCAGCGTCGACGGCCGCGACACTACCCTGCATACCGTCGAGCGCATGGCCAGCCAGGTGTTCATCCCGCTGACCGTGGGCGGTGGCGTGCGCACCGTGCAGGACATCCGCAACCTGCTCAATGCCGGTGCCGACAAGGTCTCGATCAACACGGCCGCGGTGTTCAACCCAGAGTTTGTCGGCGAGGCCGCGGACCGTTTCGGTTCGCAGTGCATCGTCGTCGCCATTGATGCCAAGAAGGTGTCCGGGCCAGGCGAAGAACCACGCTGGGAAATCTTCACCCACGGCGGGCGCAAGCCGACCGGGCTGGATGCCGTTGAATGGGCGAAGAAGATGGAAGGCCTGGGTGCTGGCGAGATCCTGCTGACCAGCATGGATCAGGACGGCATGAAGAACGGCTTCGACCTGGGCGTTACCCGTGCGATCAGTGATGCGCTGGGTATTCCGGTGATTGCCTCAGGTGGGGTGGGTAACCTGCAGCACCTGGCTGACGGCATTCTGGAAGGGCATGCCAGCGCAGTGTTGGCGGCCAGCATCTTCCACTTTGGTGAGTACACGGTGCCGGAAGCCAAAGCCTACATGGCTTCGCGCGGGATTGTCGTTCGCTGA
- a CDS encoding L-serine ammonia-lyase, with the protein MAISVFDLFKIGVGPSSSHTVGPMRAGALFVQGLRERGELERVKRIEVRLYGSLSATGVGHGTDNATIMGLMGEWPDAIDPTQIAPRIADLRETNTLQLDSRLPIEFVWARDMLLLDENLPYHPNAMTLVAEGEQGELHRDTYYSVGGGFVVDAAQAASGVLDADQTVLPYDFNSAAELLRLCKQNDLSVSQLMMANEKVWRSEEEIRAGLHKLWEAMQECVNNGLKYEGTLPGGLNVRRRAAKLHRSLQEIGKPNVIGSTMSAMEWVNLFALAVNEENAAGGRMVTAPTNGAAGIIPAVLHYYMRFSDAVDESSVVDFFLGAAAVGILCKKNASISGAEVGCQGEVGSACAMAAAGLAEVLGATPPQVENAAEIALEHNLGLTCDPVGGLVQVPCIERNAIAAVKAINAVQMALRGDGEHFISLDQVIRTMRDTGADMHDKYKETSRGGLAVSAIEC; encoded by the coding sequence ATGGCCATCAGCGTGTTCGACCTGTTCAAGATCGGTGTCGGGCCCTCCAGCTCCCACACCGTAGGCCCCATGCGTGCTGGCGCCCTGTTCGTCCAGGGCCTGCGCGAACGCGGCGAGCTGGAACGTGTGAAGCGGATCGAAGTGCGCCTGTATGGCTCGCTGTCGGCCACAGGTGTGGGGCACGGCACCGACAATGCCACCATCATGGGCTTGATGGGTGAATGGCCTGACGCCATCGACCCGACCCAGATCGCGCCGCGTATAGCCGACCTGCGCGAAACCAACACCCTGCAGCTGGACAGCCGCCTGCCCATCGAATTCGTCTGGGCCCGCGACATGCTGTTGCTGGACGAGAATTTGCCGTACCACCCCAACGCCATGACCCTGGTTGCCGAAGGCGAACAGGGCGAGCTGCACCGCGACACCTACTACTCGGTGGGTGGCGGCTTCGTGGTTGATGCCGCCCAGGCCGCCAGCGGCGTGCTGGATGCTGACCAGACGGTGCTGCCGTACGATTTCAATAGCGCTGCCGAACTGCTGCGCCTGTGCAAGCAAAACGACCTCAGCGTGTCGCAATTGATGATGGCCAACGAGAAGGTCTGGCGCAGCGAGGAAGAGATCCGCGCCGGCCTGCACAAGCTCTGGGAAGCCATGCAGGAATGCGTCAACAACGGCCTCAAGTACGAAGGCACGCTGCCCGGCGGATTGAACGTGCGCCGCCGCGCCGCCAAGCTGCACCGCAGCCTGCAGGAAATCGGCAAACCCAACGTGATCGGCTCGACCATGAGCGCCATGGAGTGGGTCAACCTGTTCGCCTTGGCGGTCAATGAAGAAAACGCTGCCGGGGGGCGTATGGTTACCGCACCGACCAACGGTGCGGCGGGCATCATCCCGGCGGTGTTGCACTACTACATGCGCTTCAGCGATGCGGTGGACGAGTCCAGCGTGGTCGACTTCTTCCTCGGTGCTGCCGCGGTGGGCATCCTGTGCAAGAAGAACGCCTCGATCTCTGGTGCCGAAGTGGGTTGCCAGGGGGAAGTCGGCTCGGCTTGCGCCATGGCAGCGGCGGGTCTTGCCGAAGTGCTGGGCGCGACCCCGCCACAGGTGGAGAACGCTGCCGAGATCGCCCTGGAGCACAACCTGGGCCTGACCTGCGACCCGGTTGGCGGATTGGTGCAGGTGCCGTGCATCGAGCGCAACGCTATTGCTGCGGTCAAGGCCATCAACGCAGTGCAGATGGCCTTGCGTGGTGACGGCGAGCACTTCATTTCCCTCGACCAGGTGATCCGCACCATGCGCGATACCGGGGCCGACATGCACGACAAGTATAAAGAGACTTCGCGCGGTGGTTTGGCGGTCAGCGCGATCGAGTGCTGA
- the choV gene encoding choline ABC transporter ATP-binding protein, whose translation MSIIRFEDVDVIFSNKPREALALLDQGQTREQILKQTGLVVGVEKANLDIQKGEICVLMGLSGSGKSSLLRCINGLNTVSRGKLFVEHEGKHIDIAHCTPAELKMMRTKRIAMVFQKFALMPWLTVRENISFGLEMQGRPEKERRKLVDEKLELVGLTQWRNKKPDELSGGMQQRVGLARALAMDADILLMDEPFSALDPLIRQGLQDELLGLQAKLSKTIVFVSHDLDEALKLGSRIAIMKDGRIIQYSKPEEIVLNPADEYVRTFVAHTNPLNVLCGRSLMRSLDNCKRVNGSVCLDPGIDSWLDLGEGGSIKRARQGQNGLDLQNWAPGQDVELLGRRPTLVNADIGMREALQIRYQTGNKLVLQDNDKVVGILGDTELYHALLGKNHG comes from the coding sequence ATGAGCATCATTCGTTTCGAAGACGTCGACGTCATCTTCTCCAACAAGCCGCGCGAAGCGCTGGCACTGCTCGACCAAGGCCAGACCCGCGAGCAGATTCTCAAGCAGACCGGCCTGGTGGTGGGTGTCGAGAAGGCCAACCTGGATATCCAGAAGGGCGAGATCTGCGTGCTGATGGGCCTGTCCGGCTCGGGCAAGTCGAGTTTGCTGCGCTGCATCAACGGCCTCAACACCGTCAGCCGCGGCAAGCTGTTCGTCGAGCACGAAGGCAAGCACATCGATATTGCCCACTGCACCCCGGCCGAACTGAAGATGATGCGCACCAAGCGCATTGCCATGGTGTTCCAGAAATTCGCCCTGATGCCCTGGCTGACGGTGCGCGAGAACATCAGCTTTGGCCTGGAAATGCAGGGCCGCCCCGAGAAGGAACGACGCAAGCTGGTAGACGAGAAGCTCGAACTGGTGGGCCTGACCCAGTGGCGCAACAAGAAGCCGGACGAACTGTCTGGCGGCATGCAGCAGCGCGTGGGCCTGGCCCGGGCGCTGGCGATGGATGCCGACATCCTGCTGATGGACGAACCGTTCTCGGCACTGGACCCGCTGATCCGCCAGGGCCTGCAAGACGAGTTGCTGGGCCTGCAGGCCAAGCTGAGCAAGACCATCGTGTTCGTCAGCCACGACCTGGACGAGGCGCTGAAACTGGGTAGCCGCATCGCCATCATGAAGGACGGGCGGATCATCCAGTACAGCAAGCCGGAAGAGATCGTGCTCAACCCGGCCGACGAGTATGTGCGTACCTTTGTCGCCCATACCAACCCACTGAACGTGCTGTGCGGGCGCAGCCTGATGCGCAGCCTGGACAACTGCAAGCGGGTGAACGGTTCGGTGTGCCTGGACCCCGGCATCGACTCGTGGCTGGACCTTGGCGAAGGTGGCTCGATCAAGCGCGCACGCCAGGGGCAGAACGGGCTTGACCTGCAGAACTGGGCACCAGGGCAGGATGTGGAGCTGCTGGGCCGCCGCCCAACGTTGGTAAATGCCGATATCGGAATGCGCGAGGCGCTACAGATTCGTTATCAGACCGGCAACAAGCTGGTGTTGCAGGATAACGACAAGGTGGTGGGGATTCTTGGGGATACCGAGCTTTATCACGCATTGCTCGGCAAGAACCACGGTTGA
- a CDS encoding choline ABC transporter substrate-binding protein → MKGSPSLLLVALLSAPLLAQAAEPEQCKTVRFSDVGWTDITVTTATTSVVLEALGYKTHTTMISVPVTYKSLATGKDLDVFLGNWMPTMENDIKQYRDAGTVETVRANLENAKYTLAVPQALYDKGLKDFSDIPKFKQELDGKIYGIEPGNDGNRTIQSMIDKNAFGLKDAGFKIVQSSEAGMLSQVDRAQKRGEAIVFLGWEPHPMNTRFKMQYLTGGDEFFGPDFGKATVLTNTRKGYVQECSNVGQLLKNLSFELKDESTMMGYVLDDKMKPEAAAKKWLKDNPGKLDAWLAGVTTVDGKPGLEAAKAKLTQ, encoded by the coding sequence ATGAAAGGTTCACCCTCGCTGTTGCTGGTTGCGTTGCTGTCCGCGCCTTTGCTGGCCCAGGCCGCCGAACCCGAGCAATGCAAGACGGTACGGTTCTCGGATGTCGGCTGGACCGACATCACGGTCACCACCGCGACCACCAGCGTTGTGCTCGAAGCACTGGGTTACAAGACCCACACCACCATGATCTCGGTACCGGTGACCTACAAGTCGCTGGCCACCGGCAAGGACCTGGACGTGTTTCTCGGCAACTGGATGCCGACCATGGAGAACGACATCAAGCAGTATCGCGACGCCGGCACCGTGGAAACCGTGCGCGCCAACCTGGAAAACGCCAAGTACACCCTGGCCGTGCCCCAGGCGCTTTATGACAAGGGCCTGAAGGATTTCAGCGACATTCCCAAGTTCAAGCAGGAACTGGACGGCAAGATCTACGGCATCGAGCCCGGCAACGATGGCAACCGCACCATCCAGAGCATGATCGACAAGAACGCCTTCGGCCTGAAGGACGCCGGATTCAAGATCGTTCAGTCCAGCGAGGCCGGCATGCTGTCGCAGGTCGACCGCGCGCAGAAACGCGGCGAGGCCATCGTGTTCCTCGGCTGGGAACCGCACCCGATGAACACCCGCTTCAAGATGCAGTACCTGACCGGCGGAGACGAATTCTTCGGCCCCGACTTCGGCAAGGCGACCGTATTGACCAACACCCGCAAGGGCTATGTGCAGGAATGCAGCAACGTTGGCCAGCTGTTGAAGAACCTGTCGTTCGAGCTCAAGGATGAAAGCACCATGATGGGCTATGTCCTGGACGACAAGATGAAACCCGAGGCGGCTGCCAAGAAGTGGCTCAAGGACAACCCTGGCAAACTGGATGCCTGGCTGGCCGGCGTAACCACCGTGGATGGCAAACCCGGCCTTGAGGCGGCCAAGGCCAAGCTGACGCAATAA